ATATGCCTTCTCGGGCGACAGCAGCGTTCCGTAGCTGCCGATGCTGGCCACGAACGGATACGGCAGCGCATAGAAGGAGGGCTGGGGGTTTTTGTTGTCGCCGGGCCAGAACCCGAACTCGCAGAATTTTTCGTCAAAGCTGTTTTTGCCGATCTGGTCCGACCCCGAATACGGTGCCGGCTGCCCGCTGAAAACATTGCCGGAAAGGTCCATGGTGCCAAACCAAAACGCCGGCATGTCCACCTTTCCGCGCATGGGAGCGAGGAATCCGCCCAGGGAACGGTAAGCGAACTGCAGGTTGGCCAGGAACAGTTCAACGGCATCCCGGTCATACGAGTGATGCTTGGTGTCCACATCAAACGGCGTGGGGTCGTAAAACTCCTGCGGGGCGGTGGTGATGGGCGTGGGCGTGCCGATGTAGTCGAGCGCCGTGATGAGTTGCCGGTGGAAGTCCGCGACAGCCAGCCCGTCGCCGAGAGGGATCCGGGTCCGGGTTCCCCGGCTGTTCTGCACATCGACATGATGCTGCGCCAGATTGAAGTAGATCTCGAAGTTGCAGTCCTCCGCCGGGATGATGCCGGTTCCAATGCCCTGAAGGCTCAGGTCCAGCCGCACATGCGCCCATTCGGGGCGTCTATAGCTGCGCGCCAGCTTCACCTTCCCCGCCATCTGCAGGAACATGTGCAGGGTGTCGGCAGTGTCCTGCCATTCCGGATAGTTCAGGAATCTCTTTTCCATGGCGCTCACCTCTCGAAAGGCGGTGCTGCTCGGTCCCGTGCGGCAGAATACCGCAGCAGAGGTCCTTCCAGTCTGTGGTGCCCTCCGCGCCCGGTCAACGCGGGAACCCGCGCTGGTTACACTGAAACTCCAACCTCCGAAAGCCGCCGCATGCAGACCTCTCCCCCTTCCCGCACCGCTGTCCTGGCCGACGTCGACACCGGCATGGACGATGCGCTGGCGCTGGTGTTCCTGGCCCGGGATCCCCGGATCAGCCTTTTGGCCGTGACCTGCGTGGCCGGCAACACCGATGTGGACCAAGTGGTGAGCAATACCCTGAATGTGCTTTATGCCGCCGGGTCCGGCGACGTTCCCGTCGCCCGCGGCGCCGAGCGGCCGCTGATCAATGACCCGCGGAACGCCCATGCCTTCCACGGCGCCAACGGGCTGGGCGGTCTGGAGCTGCCGCAAAGCCCGCATGCCCCCAGCGCCGTGGCCGCCGTCGAACTCATGCACCGCACCATCGACGTGGCCGCCGTTCCGGTCACGCTGCTGGCGCTGGGTCCGCTGACCAACGTTGCCCTCTTCCTCCGGGCATATCCGCAGACGGCGCGAAAGCTGGAGCGGATCGTGTTCATGGGAGGTTCAGCCGGAATAGGCAACGCCACGTCGCATGCCGAATTCAACGCATGGCACGATCCCGAGGCCCTGGCCATCGTCATCCACAGCGGCATTCCCACCGTCATGTACGGGCTCGACGTTTTCCTCCAGGCCACCCTGACGCCCGGACAGTACCTGCCGCTGGCGGAGGCCGACGACGACGGCGCCCGGCTGGTTGGCGCCATCCTCGCTGCGGGCGGGCGGCGCGGGCAGGCCGAACCCCAGCCGGTGACCATCGGCGACGCCGGCGCCGCCTGCCTCGTGGCCGTTCCGGAGACGGTGCAGCTGCAGCAGTATCCGGTGCGCGTGGAACTGACCGGCCACAGCCGGGGGCAGACCCTGGTGGACCGCCGGCTGGAACCGGGCGAAAGCGAGCACCACGGCGACGCCGGTCCGGTGCCGCTCATCGACGTCGCCCTGGGTCTGGACCAGCCGCTGATGGCGCAGACGTTCCTCCACACCGTCCGAAGTGGCCGATAACACTGCCGTTTCCTCTTGTTCAGGCGGGCTGTCCGACCCTAGGCTGAAAACGGCTCCGTTTTGTTCTGCAGCCGAACAAACCGCGCCTCGCACCGTCGCCCCACCGCGACACCCCAGACACTCCACCCCCACCACAAGGAGCGCCCCTTTTGAGCAACCCCGCCAGGGCCCAGGGCACCCAGGCCTCGTACCGTCCGGGATTCAAGTACATCCTGATGCTTGGCGCGCTGGCGGCCCTTCCGGCCGTCACCACCGACATGTACCTGCCGTCGCTGCCCACCGTGGCCTCCGATCTGCAGACCAGCCAGGCGGCGGCCCAGTTCACTATGTCCGGAACCCTGATCGGCGCCGCCGTCGGGCAGCTCGTCATCGGGCCGTTTTCGGACCGCTTCGGGCGGCGGCTCCCGCTGCTGATCGGCATCAGCCTGCATGTGATTGTCTCCCTGCTGTGCGCCGTCGCTCCCGGCATCGGCACCCTGATTGGGCTGCGGGTCCTGCAGGGGTTCTTTAACGCCGCCGCCGGCGTGGTCGCCATCGCCGTCATCCGTGACCGCTTTGTGGGCTCCGACGCCGCGCGGCTGCTGTCCCGGCTAATGCTGATCATTGGCCTTGCCCCGCTGTTGGCCCCAACCATTGGCCAGGCCGTGGCGGGCATTTGGCAGTGGCGTGCGGTGTTCGTGGCACTGGCCCTGATCGGGGTGATCCTGGTGCTGATTGTCTGGCGGTTCATGCCGGAGACCCTGCCGGCCGAACGGCGCCGCACCAGCAGCGGACCGGGGGCGTTCCGCGGTTACCGGGTGCTGCTGCGGGACCGGCATTTCCTCGCACTGGCCTTCATTCCCGGCCTCGGCATGGCCGTCATCATGAGCTACGTGGTGGGTTCCCCGTTCGTGTTCCAGGACGAGTACGGCCTGACGGCGGGGCAGTACGCCCTCGTGTTTGCGGTCAACGGCGCCGGCATGGTCCTTTCCGCACAGGCTAATGCCGCACTCGTGCAGCACGCATCGCCGATGAGCATCCTGCGCATTGCCGTTCCAATTCTGCTGGGACTGTCCCTGCTGCTGCCGGTCCTCATCATCACCAACCTCGGCGGCGTGTTCGGCCTGGCCGCAGGGTTGTGGCTGGTGCTGGGCATGCACGGGCTGATCGCGGCGAACGCCACCGTCATGGCCCTGGGCAACTACGGCCACATGGCCGGATCCGCCGCTGCGATGATCGGCGCGCTGCAGGTGGGCGTGGCCGGCGTCGTCAGCCCCCTGGTGGGAGTGTTCGGCGGAAAAGCGCTGGCCATGTCCGCTGTGATTATCGGCTGCTGCGTGCTGATGACGCTGATCCTCGCCACTGCGACCCCGGCGTACCGCCGCGGGGGCATGGCCAAGCTGGAGGCTTCCGGCAGCGCCGGAGCGGTGCCGGAACCCGACGCCGCAGCGGATACCTCACCGGAAACGACCACCGGCCAGGCCTAAACTCAGCGGAGCACTCTGCACGGCACGGAGCCATTTGAAATATGTTCCTCGTCACAACGATTAGGATTCGTTCATGTACTTCGATCTGCCCGCCGACCAGCTCGCGGCCTACACCAGTTCCCAAATCCGCCCCGCCGACTTCGAGTCGTTCTGGGAGGAGACCCTCGCCGAGGCGCGGTCCCACCCGCTGAACCTCACCGTCACCGCCGAACCCACCGTTTTGGCCACCGTGGACGTCTACGATGTCCAGTTCAACGGCTGGAATGGCGAGCCGGTCCGCGCCTGGCTGCGTTTGCCGCACGGGACGTCCGAACCCCTGCCCTGCGTCGTGGAATTTGTCGGATACGGCGGCGGCCGGGGCGAACCGCAGGACAATCTGCTGCTGGCCAGTTCCGGCTTCGCGCACCTGCAGATGGACACCCGCGGGCAGGGCGCCGGCTGGAGCCGGGGCGCTACGGCGGACGGCGCCGGCAGCGGCGGCCCGCAGGTTCCCGGCCTGATGACCCGGGGCATCCTGGATCCGCACACCTACTACTACCGCCGGCTGTTCACCGACGCAGTCCGGGCGGTCCAGGCAGCACGCGAACTGGACTGGGTGGACCCGGACCGGGTCGCGCTCACGGGCATCAGCCAGGGCGGCGGCGTCGCGCTGGCCACCGCGGCACTGTGCCCTGATGTGCGCGCCGTCGTCGCACGGGTTCCCTTCCTCTGCGATTTTCCCCGTGCCCTGCAGATTACGGATGCCTATCCGTACCGGGAAATTGGTGCTTTTCTGTCCATCCACCGCACCGAAGCCGCACGGGCCCAGCAGACGCTGCAGTACTTCGACGGCGTCAATTTCGCTCAGCAGGCCACGGTTCCGGCGATGATCACCGTGGGACTGATGGATGCCACCACTCCCCCGTCCACGGTGTACGCCGCTTACAACGCCTACGCCGGGCCGAAGCAGATCACCGCCTGGCCGTTCAATGGTCACGAGGGCGGCGGACCCGAGGACGACGTCGCCGCGATTAGGTTCCTGCGGGACATGACGGCGCCGGATCCGTCAGCTGCGGCTGGGGAACCCGAAGTCGGGCAAACCGCAGCGGCCATGTAACGCTCCCTCTCCCCCGCGAAGCCTTCCCCCGGAGAGGTCCTTCCGGGCAGATCCCGCCCGCACAACGGCAGAAAGTGCTCCTCTGAATGCTGAGAGGAGCACTTTCTGCCATTTCGGCGTGGGCGGACCTAGCCGATGGCAAAGGAAAAGGCGACGACGGCGGCAAGGAACCCCGCGTGACCGGCCACCGCGGCTTTCCCCGGCTCCTTTTTCGGTTTTGTGGACGGTTTCTTCACCGTCTTAGTGCCGGCATTCCCGCTCCAGCGGTCCGGTGCGTCCTCACCTGCCGCGGCGTGCTCCGCTGCCGCGTCATCCGCAGCCAACCGCTCGGCGGAACGCGGCCGGGCAGTCAGCTCCGGCCAGCGAATGATGACGCCGGCCGCGGCGGCGGCCAGAGCCACGGCGGCCACCACCCACAGCGCCACAGTCCCTGGGCTCCAAGGCACCACCAGGCGGAACAGTCCCGCCACGGCCGCCGTTTCCAGCAAGCCAACCAGCAGGGACATCCCGCTGCGCCGGGACCAACGGCCTTCCCGTTTCCACGCTGAGACGGCCAGGGAAAAGCAGGAGTACACCAGTAACCCGGAGAGGATCCAGGGGATGACCGAGAGAAGCATCAGAGGCCTTCCTTCAGCAGGGTCAGCGCCGCTTCTTCTTGGCCGGCGGCCACATTGGAAAAGATGAGCACTGCCTTGCCCACGCCGCGGTCCAGCGCCGCCATGGAGGCGAAACCGCCGGTTTGCCCGTTGTGCCACGTGACAACCCGTTCCGGTGATTCCTTCGAAACCTGGGTGAACCAGGACAGGCCCACCCGTTCGCCGTCGTCCCCGGTTTCCCAGACAGGATCGAGAGCTTCGGCGCCGGGCGCGGTGCCGGCCAGCATTGCCTGCGCGTAGCGGGACATATCCGCGGCCGTGGAGCGGATTCCGCCGGCCGGGGCGCTGCCGTGCATGGTCCAGGCCGCCTGGCCCAGCCCGCCTGCGGAGCGGCCCTCCGGGGCATCGGGCCGCAGGTTGTCGGCCGTGATTGGTGCGTACGTGTCCTGCATGTCCAGCGGCTCCAGGATGCGCTGCTGCAGCAGCTCCTGGTAGTCCATCCCGGCTGCCTTCGCCAGCAGCTGGCCGAGGAAGGCATAACCCAGGTTGGAATAGCTCACGTCGCCGCGGCCGCCCACCGGCGCAGAGCGGGCCTGCTCAATCACCTCGTCGGGTGAAGCGGAGTAGGGGTCGCGGTGCAGGATGCCCGCCATGAGCCCGGAGAAGATCGAGCCAGGGTCCGTGGCCAGGCGGGGTAGCCCGGATCGGTGGCTGGCCAGCTCGGCCAAAGTAACGGTGCCGATCTTCGCGTCCGGATCATTCAGGTCAGGGCCCAGGATATCGGCGACAGTGGTCTCCAGCGTCACTTCCCCGCGCTCGACGGCGTCCGCCAGCAGGGCCGCGGTGAACGTCTTGGACACGGAGCCAATCTCAAACTCGGTGTTTTCATCGGCACCGAAACCGGCATACCGAACCGTGCCGTCGTGGATGTAAACCACGCTGACCTGGTCCGCCGGAGTCTTTAGGAGCGGCCGGACGGCGTCGGCCAATGCTGTGTCTCCGGAAATCTGTGAGGACAGCCGGGGCGACCATGGCGCCGCCAGAAGCCCGCAGGCCACGACGGCGGACGCCGCCAGAATTCCGGTAACGATTCGTGCTCGTGCGGGCATGTCAATTACCTCCGGTTGCAGCGGTCAGGATGGCCAGCAGCGGGATGACCCGGGCCGGCGGAATCCGGTAACGGGAGCGGGCGTGCGGAGAGAGCCAGCCCGCGGCGGTCAGTTGGTGGACGTGGTGGTAAATCTGGCCGGAGGTTCCGGAGCCCAGTTCCTCCACCAGTCCGGTGACGGTCTCGGTTCCGCCGAGCACCGCGCGCAGGATCGTCAGCCGAACCGGATGGCCCAGTGATGCCAGCGAGTCGGCGAACTGAGTCCAGTCGACGTCGAGCAGGTGCTCTGTTTCCAGGCCGTACTGGTACTCGTAGCGGGCGCCGGCCGCGGTTTCCGCGGTGCCGGCAAAGAGGACAGCTCCCGGACCGGGATAGCGGCTGCGCACGCCGTTGAGGACCCAGAACACGTCGCCGTTGTCTGGTGCCGGCGCCGGTTCGCGATCCGCGCTCACCTGTTCCAGGGCGGCAACGCGCTCCTCGAGCGCCTGCAACCGGTCCTCGTGTTCTGACGTCATACCCGATAATTACGTAATTACGGACTAATTACAAGGATTTCGTAATTTGCCCACGCCGAAATGGCGGAAAGTGCTCTTCCCAGGGCTGGGAAGAGCACTTTCCGCCATTTCGCGGGTGGGTTTAGCGGGCGGTGGCCGCGGCCCGGCGGTAGCGCTCCAGAACATCCGGAGCCGGTGCAGCCTCCACAACGGAGGTGCCGGCCGCGGTCCACTGCGGCCATTCACCGGACAGGACGGCCGCGGCCTGCCGGGCGGCGCCGTCGGCCACGTACTCCCCCGGCTCCGGAACCGTCACGGGCATGCCAAACACAGCCGAAACCGCCTGCTGAATTGCTTCGGACCGCGCGCCTCCGCCCACCAGGATGATGCGGCGGGCCTCGATGCCCTGATCGGCCAGCGCCGCGAACCCGTCCGCCAGTGAGCAGGCGATGCCTTCGACGGCGGCGCGGGCCAAGTTGGCCGGCGTGAAGTTCGCCAGCGTCATCCCGTGCAGGGATCCGGTGGCATCGGGAAGGTTGGGGGTCCGTTCCCCCTCAAAGTACGGGACCATGCTCAGGCCGCCGGCGCCCGCCGCAGCACCAAGCGCCAGGCTCGTCAGCGCGGGCAGGTCGACTGACAGCAGCGCCGCCGTCGCATCCATGACTCGGGAGGCATTCAGGGTGGCGGTGAGCGGAAGGTAGTTGCCGGTGGCATCGGCAAAGCCGGCCACCAGGCCGCTGGCGTCGGCGGTCGGATCCGCAGCAACAGCGAAAACGGTACCGGAGGTGCCCACGGAAACGACGACGTCGCCCACTCCCGCGCCCACGCCCAGGGCAGCGCCGGCGTTGTCTCCGGTGCCCGGTGCGATCACGGCACCCTCAGAGGTGTGCTGGTCCGTTTCGAGCGGGCCGAGGACCCGGGGAAGCAGCGGCACGTGGCCCAGGGTCTGTTCCAGCACTGCCGGCAGGTATTCGCCGGTGCGCGGGGACCAGTAGCCGGTGCCGGAGGCATCGGAGCGGTCCGTGCGCAGCGCCTCGAGTCCGGCGCGGCCGCTGCCCGGCCCGTACCCGGCAAGGCGCCAGCTCAACCAGTCGTGCGGCAGGCAAACCGCGGCCGTGCGGGACGCATTGGCGGGTTCATTCTCGGCCAGCCACCGCAGTTTTGCCGCAGTAATCGAGGCCACGGGGACCGTGCCGGTTTCCTCCGCCCAGTACCGCGCGCCGTCGGGTCCGGCCTCGGACACCATTTTGTCGGCAGCCGGCGCGGAACGGGTGTCATTCCACAGCAGCGCCGGACGGATCACGGCGCCGTCCTCATCCAGGCAGACCATGCCGTGCTGCTGGCCGGAGACCGCAACGGCCTGGACATCAGCCAGACCGCCCGCCGCCTGCAGCGCCTGCTGCAGGGCTGACCACCAGTTTTCCGGATCAATTTCGGTGCCCGCGGCATGCCGGGCGCTGCCCGAACGGACCAGGGCGCCCGTGGAGGCATCCCGGATGACCACCTTGCAGGATTGGGTGGAGCTGTCCACGCCGGCGACCAGTGCCATGGCGGTACCTTTCGTCGTTGATGAATTATCGGTTTCAGCGAGTCGATGTGTTCGTGCGATGCTACCCGGACGCCCAACCGCCGGGCCCGTGCGGACACGGACCCGGCGGCAGGAGTCGGCGGTAAGAGAACCTTGCAGGAGTTAGCGGGCACCCATCAGGTGTTCCACGGCCAGCTGGTTCAGCCGGACGAAGCCGAAGTCGCGCTCTCCGGCCTTGTCGGCGTCGTAATCCTCGAAGGAAGCGGTGTCGGCGAGGAAATCGGCGGTGCTTTCGCCGGCATCGAGGGTTGTCTGTCCCAGTTCAAAGACGCCGGAGACGGCGAGGGCTTCCTGAACTTCGGGGTCGGCGCGGAAGGCCAGGGCGCGTTCCTTGAGCAGCAGGTACATGGACATGTTGGCCGCCGCGGAGGCCCACACGCCGTCATACCCGTCAGTGCGGGACGGCTTGTAGTCGAAGTGGCGCGGGCCGTCATACGTCGGGCCGCCGTTGGGGAAGCCGTTTTCGAGCAGGTCGACAGTGAAGAACGCACTGGTGAGGTCGCCGTGGCCGAAGACCAGGTCCTGGTCGTACTTGATGGACTTCTGGCCGTTGAGGTCAATGTGGAACAGCTTGCCGGACCACAGCGCCTGCGCGATGCCGTGGGTGAAGTTCAGCCCCGCCATCTGCTCGTGGCCGGTTTCGGGGTTCAGCCCAACAATGTCGCCGTGCTCCAGCTCGTTGATGAAGGCCAGGGCGTGCCCGATGGTGGGCAGGAAGATGTCGCCGCGGGGTTCGTTCGGCTTGGGCTCGAGCGCGAGGCGCAGGTCATAGCCCTTTTCCTTGATGTAGCCGGCGGCGGTGTCAATGCCTTCCTTCATGCGGTCAAAGGCTGCGGCGAAGTCCTTGGATCCGTCATATTCGGAGCCCTCGCGGCCACCCCACATGACAAAGGTTTCCGCTCCCAGCTCGGCTGCCAGATCCAGGTTGGCCAGGACCTTGCGCAGCGCGTACCGGCGGACGGAACGGTCATTGGAGGTGAAGCCGCCGTCCTTGAACACCGGATGGCTGAACAGGTTGGTGGTCACCATGGGCACCTTCAGCCCGGTTTCCGCCAGGGCCGTGGTGAAGTTCTTCAGGATCTGCGCCCGGTCCGAGGCGCTGGCGTCGAACGGAATGAGGTCGTTGTCGTGGAACGTGACGCCGTAGGCGCCCAGCTCGGCCAGCTTGTGCAGGCCCTCGACCGGGTCCAGCTCGGAGCGGGTCGGAACGCCGAACGGATCATTTCCGGTCCAGCCCACCGTCCAGAGTCCAAAGGTAAAGCGGTCCGATGGTGATGGCGTCATTGTCACAGTTCACTCCAAGATCCGGTATTAGTTGGATTCAACAACATATGACTCTAAACCGCAGGTGTCAATGGTTTTCACAAAACCTGAGGTGGACTTCCGCCGTCCAATGCCACGTTTTGAATCTTCCACAACAAAACGCGGTTTGGCGCCCGGACCCGGGTTACGCTGGAAAACCGCCGGCTGGCCGGGCATCGTTCCGCGGCGGGCTCCACTCCGTCATCCAACTTCAGCAGAAACGGCAGCAACATGAGTGCTGGTACATCCCCGGGCACGGACATCCGCGGACAGAACCTGTCCCGGGTTCTGACCCTCCTCCACAGGCGTGGCCCGCTCTCCCGCGCCGATTTGACCCGCATCTGCGGCTACAACCGCTCCACCGTGAGCGCGCTTGTCGCCGAGCTGGCCGAGCTGGGCCTGGCGTACGAAACTGATCCGCCCGCCCTCAAACGCGTCGGCAGGCCCTCTCCCCTGGTGCACGCGAACGAGAAAGTTGCGGCGATCGCCATAAACCCCGACGTCGATGCCGTCACCGTGGGCTTGGTGGGGCTGGGCGGCAAGGTGCACCGGCGGGTACGGTACGACGCCGGTTCCCCGCCCACGGTTGTGGATACCGTGAACATCAGCAGGGCTGTGGTGGATGGCATGCAGTCGGAGCTGGCCGGGATGACCCGGATTGCCGGAGTGGGCGCCGCGGTTCCCGGACTCGTTAACAGTCATGACGGCTCTGTGCTGTTGGCACCGCATCTGCTGTGGTCCGGCGAGCCGCTGGCTGACGCGCTGTCCGCCGGGCTCGGATTGCCGGCCCGGGCGGCGAACGACGCCAACCTGGGTTCGCTTGCGGAGAGCCTTTTCGGAGCTGCGGTGGGAGCATCCGATGTCATTTACCTCAATGGCAGCGCGAGCGGAATCGGCGGCGGCGCCATGGTGGGCGGAGTGCCGCTGCGCGGTGCCGCCGGGTACGCCGGTGAGCTGGGGCACACCGTGGTCACTCCGGGTGGGCTCCCCTGCCACTGCGGCCGGCGCGGGTGCCTGGAAACCGAG
This genomic interval from Arthrobacter citreus contains the following:
- a CDS encoding DUF5996 family protein; the protein is MEKRFLNYPEWQDTADTLHMFLQMAGKVKLARSYRRPEWAHVRLDLSLQGIGTGIIPAEDCNFEIYFNLAQHHVDVQNSRGTRTRIPLGDGLAVADFHRQLITALDYIGTPTPITTAPQEFYDPTPFDVDTKHHSYDRDAVELFLANLQFAYRSLGGFLAPMRGKVDMPAFWFGTMDLSGNVFSGQPAPYSGSDQIGKNSFDEKFCEFGFWPGDNKNPQPSFYALPYPFVASIGSYGTLLSPEKAYFLAAESEFLFSLEDALSYPDPQHAVGEFCRSSFTILQRLDRWTDLEWITEPLTYRK
- a CDS encoding nucleoside hydrolase, which encodes MQTSPPSRTAVLADVDTGMDDALALVFLARDPRISLLAVTCVAGNTDVDQVVSNTLNVLYAAGSGDVPVARGAERPLINDPRNAHAFHGANGLGGLELPQSPHAPSAVAAVELMHRTIDVAAVPVTLLALGPLTNVALFLRAYPQTARKLERIVFMGGSAGIGNATSHAEFNAWHDPEALAIVIHSGIPTVMYGLDVFLQATLTPGQYLPLAEADDDGARLVGAILAAGGRRGQAEPQPVTIGDAGAACLVAVPETVQLQQYPVRVELTGHSRGQTLVDRRLEPGESEHHGDAGPVPLIDVALGLDQPLMAQTFLHTVRSGR
- a CDS encoding multidrug effflux MFS transporter, which codes for MSNPARAQGTQASYRPGFKYILMLGALAALPAVTTDMYLPSLPTVASDLQTSQAAAQFTMSGTLIGAAVGQLVIGPFSDRFGRRLPLLIGISLHVIVSLLCAVAPGIGTLIGLRVLQGFFNAAAGVVAIAVIRDRFVGSDAARLLSRLMLIIGLAPLLAPTIGQAVAGIWQWRAVFVALALIGVILVLIVWRFMPETLPAERRRTSSGPGAFRGYRVLLRDRHFLALAFIPGLGMAVIMSYVVGSPFVFQDEYGLTAGQYALVFAVNGAGMVLSAQANAALVQHASPMSILRIAVPILLGLSLLLPVLIITNLGGVFGLAAGLWLVLGMHGLIAANATVMALGNYGHMAGSAAAMIGALQVGVAGVVSPLVGVFGGKALAMSAVIIGCCVLMTLILATATPAYRRGGMAKLEASGSAGAVPEPDAAADTSPETTTGQA
- a CDS encoding acetylxylan esterase translates to MYFDLPADQLAAYTSSQIRPADFESFWEETLAEARSHPLNLTVTAEPTVLATVDVYDVQFNGWNGEPVRAWLRLPHGTSEPLPCVVEFVGYGGGRGEPQDNLLLASSGFAHLQMDTRGQGAGWSRGATADGAGSGGPQVPGLMTRGILDPHTYYYRRLFTDAVRAVQAARELDWVDPDRVALTGISQGGGVALATAALCPDVRAVVARVPFLCDFPRALQITDAYPYREIGAFLSIHRTEAARAQQTLQYFDGVNFAQQATVPAMITVGLMDATTPPSTVYAAYNAYAGPKQITAWPFNGHEGGGPEDDVAAIRFLRDMTAPDPSAAAGEPEVGQTAAAM
- a CDS encoding serine hydrolase domain-containing protein, encoding MPARARIVTGILAASAVVACGLLAAPWSPRLSSQISGDTALADAVRPLLKTPADQVSVVYIHDGTVRYAGFGADENTEFEIGSVSKTFTAALLADAVERGEVTLETTVADILGPDLNDPDAKIGTVTLAELASHRSGLPRLATDPGSIFSGLMAGILHRDPYSASPDEVIEQARSAPVGGRGDVSYSNLGYAFLGQLLAKAAGMDYQELLQQRILEPLDMQDTYAPITADNLRPDAPEGRSAGGLGQAAWTMHGSAPAGGIRSTAADMSRYAQAMLAGTAPGAEALDPVWETGDDGERVGLSWFTQVSKESPERVVTWHNGQTGGFASMAALDRGVGKAVLIFSNVAAGQEEAALTLLKEGL
- a CDS encoding ArsR family transcriptional regulator; this encodes MTSEHEDRLQALEERVAALEQVSADREPAPAPDNGDVFWVLNGVRSRYPGPGAVLFAGTAETAAGARYEYQYGLETEHLLDVDWTQFADSLASLGHPVRLTILRAVLGGTETVTGLVEELGSGTSGQIYHHVHQLTAAGWLSPHARSRYRIPPARVIPLLAILTAATGGN
- a CDS encoding FGGY family carbohydrate kinase, which codes for MALVAGVDSSTQSCKVVIRDASTGALVRSGSARHAAGTEIDPENWWSALQQALQAAGGLADVQAVAVSGQQHGMVCLDEDGAVIRPALLWNDTRSAPAADKMVSEAGPDGARYWAEETGTVPVASITAAKLRWLAENEPANASRTAAVCLPHDWLSWRLAGYGPGSGRAGLEALRTDRSDASGTGYWSPRTGEYLPAVLEQTLGHVPLLPRVLGPLETDQHTSEGAVIAPGTGDNAGAALGVGAGVGDVVVSVGTSGTVFAVAADPTADASGLVAGFADATGNYLPLTATLNASRVMDATAALLSVDLPALTSLALGAAAGAGGLSMVPYFEGERTPNLPDATGSLHGMTLANFTPANLARAAVEGIACSLADGFAALADQGIEARRIILVGGGARSEAIQQAVSAVFGMPVTVPEPGEYVADGAARQAAAVLSGEWPQWTAAGTSVVEAAPAPDVLERYRRAAATAR
- the xylA gene encoding xylose isomerase, giving the protein MTPSPSDRFTFGLWTVGWTGNDPFGVPTRSELDPVEGLHKLAELGAYGVTFHDNDLIPFDASASDRAQILKNFTTALAETGLKVPMVTTNLFSHPVFKDGGFTSNDRSVRRYALRKVLANLDLAAELGAETFVMWGGREGSEYDGSKDFAAAFDRMKEGIDTAAGYIKEKGYDLRLALEPKPNEPRGDIFLPTIGHALAFINELEHGDIVGLNPETGHEQMAGLNFTHGIAQALWSGKLFHIDLNGQKSIKYDQDLVFGHGDLTSAFFTVDLLENGFPNGGPTYDGPRHFDYKPSRTDGYDGVWASAAANMSMYLLLKERALAFRADPEVQEALAVSGVFELGQTTLDAGESTADFLADTASFEDYDADKAGERDFGFVRLNQLAVEHLMGAR
- a CDS encoding ROK family transcriptional regulator, with protein sequence MSAGTSPGTDIRGQNLSRVLTLLHRRGPLSRADLTRICGYNRSTVSALVAELAELGLAYETDPPALKRVGRPSPLVHANEKVAAIAINPDVDAVTVGLVGLGGKVHRRVRYDAGSPPTVVDTVNISRAVVDGMQSELAGMTRIAGVGAAVPGLVNSHDGSVLLAPHLLWSGEPLADALSAGLGLPARAANDANLGSLAESLFGAAVGASDVIYLNGSASGIGGGAMVGGVPLRGAAGYAGELGHTVVTPGGLPCHCGRRGCLETEVSLGRLLSILKLEHADQDQLEAAMAGDGSPELIAETHRQLDLLALALTNFVNIFNPSIIVLGGFLGVLHSFAAGRLEAAVAAGGIGGLGSQVTISRAALGADLLLVGAAELVFAGLLADPASVGALPQTALR